AACCGGACAGCACCACAAGCGGGTGCATCGGGAATATGTAACGAAACTCCGGCCCCTCGATTCTCGGCGAAGTACAGGaaattttgaattcatttGATGACTGGTGAAAAGCTAAGCCATCGCCTACCTTGGGGGTAATTGGCTAATGTTCCAGCTGCGACCTGCCCCAAGGCATCGACAACAATTAGAGACAATTAGACACGGGATTGATTTGTAAGGAACTGTCTCATCGCATTATAAGGACTCCCAGTGGGTCCAGGCCACAGCCATTATGTATATTACAAAGCCCACGGCTCGATTATGAACTAATTGAAGAGGGGATTATGCCTGAAGATGCTTGCGTATAATGTTGAATAGTTTAAGAAGTCCTTTGCACACGTTTACTTAGTAGTGTTCAATCATTACTCAACGGCATACCctttaagatattttaaaatgtacaGAAGGCCTTGAGTTTCTCATCAATTTGTATTATACTGTCAACTCTGTCTTATAATCAGTATATATCAGAAAGTCCGTTGAAGCAGTATAGAATACTTACGAAGCCCTCAAATATGGATAATTTGAAGCACATAGGCAGGCACTTAATCATGAGAATATGTCCATTCTTTGTGTTAGCCTCTTACTTCTTGGAGGTCATATACACCCTGGTTAATATGGAGCACGTTGGCAAGACCAGAGCCGTTGTCCTGGATTCTCATATTGCCTTTAGTTATATATACACCAGCTTTGATATCCTTCTTAATATCGTAGCTATCGCTCTCATTGTCTACACCAGAGCACAGGAAAGTGGAGTATCTATCCTGCTCGTCGGTAGGGTGATCCATCGCATCTTGTTCACCCTCTGGACTATGTTTTTCTACTTCCTGCTCGACGATTCTTTCGATGTGGGCTGCCTCTTATTACTTCTGGCTGTAAAAGTTAAGGAAAAGAAGAGACAGGATTTGATTAAAATCGACAGTTTGCCATATCAACTATTGTTGTTGCTCGGAAGACTTTGCATTTGCTCCATGTTTGTAATTTGGCAAGATGAGACATCGACGAGTGTAAGTATAATGGTTTtaccaaatttttatttaaaaaaaatttttttttttagataatttTTGTCATAATTATCTGGTCACTTTTGTTTCCCTTATTTTTTGGCTTAAGCACGGAGCTGTTTTCAATTCTCACAATCTGTGCCATACTCTATCATGACATTTATAGCAACCAATCTAGCTTCATTTCTGGCTGGGACGATTGGTTTCTTTCGATGGAATATTTCTTGGCTGTGTTATCAAAAGTTGGCGCATTTTTGATGCTCTCGGTGCTGGGTGGTGGCAAGTGGTCCATCGATGGATTCAGAAACAGAAAAGCGGAAAAACAATGCCAGAAGTCAGGCTATCGACTCATTAAAACTCAAACGGCTGCCTAGAACATCTTCTTCCCTCAGATTGTGTAAACTGTTTTTGCCATGGAAACATTTGTGGGATTTACATAAACTTtaatggaaaatatatatagtagtCGCCTTTGGTGCAGCTAatgcttatttttatttctatctCTATTTATACACCTGCCTCTCGGCTGCGAAGAGGGCCACTCCAAATGTTCTTTGATTCGCGCCTCGGTCGCcgtaaattattaaaaagtctCGAGTTGTTCTTAAGCGGCTTTCTCTACTGTCTaagcactaaaaaaaaaaacaaatgtagTAAAGAATGTTTATTTCTATATTGGCCCGGAATTAAATGCATAATAATATCTTGAAAAGAGTATGCGCTTTTTTGTTAATGGAGTTTTCGTTGTAACAAATTATTAAGTTTTATACAGTAATACACTATTTTTCCAAATGTACATTTTTATCCGAGAAAGGAAATTGAAACTAGCGTGGGGCTACGTAATGCCGTAAAAATCTTAAAtgcgaaaaaagggaaaaagagAAGTAGAAGCTCAACAgtggataaaaataaaaacgaaccTGAAATACCCTCAACTAAGAGGGTAACGAAGTTGACGAACTAGTCGCTTAACGGATTAAGTTAACCCCCCCAGGAACCTTTCTGGCCGAGAATAAAAAAATGGCATTTCCTTAACGTGTTCCTGTCGCAAATGTCTTCGCTTAATTATTGCGACTTCTTGTGTCTTGGCATTAAGAGGGACAGCAACAGGGGCAGCAAGCCAAGTGCCGACTTAAAAGGCAACACTGCCGTTAATGAGTTTCTGGAGACTACTGGCTCGGCGGGGTGAGAGGGTAATGGTATCCGCCAGATACCATCCCAAGCATGCATTTAACAACCGCAAAGGACGCAGTGACCTTCGCTCTTGGCTTAAAATCCATTTGCATAAGCGGTCCTGGAGTGTCCCTGGCGATGCCAACGACATGTGGGCATTGGAGCCCTCCCGGTACTCGAGTGTGTTGACCAGCCCCCCCCCCAAAAGAAAAATTCTttccattatttttatattatttttattttctgttttgcCAGCACTGCGTTACTCTTAATTGGAAAGCAGTTGAGATGCCGAACGTTAAAAGTAATTGACGGAATGATAAATAAACAAAGGAGACCCAGTCGCCGGATTATCTGAATCCGACAGTAAAAGGGTGTAACCgaggaaaaaagaaaagccgACATATTTTCAGTAAATCCGTAGTAAAAATGGAGGTTGTTCCTACTGAAGAAGGAATTTATAaggttttataaaataaaggttaataaattgaattattcGGATTATAATAAGGAAACTTACTTAAAAGCTTATTTACCCCTTATAGGGTCCAGAGGGATGGCTCTATCTTctccaatcctgatccgattctcaagcagagttccttaaacaatttctggatcgattctgcaccattctacatcaaaaacttgagacaaaatattttttagattttttgtccatttttcgtgatgggatccctgaaaatggggttctCCCCTATAGGGTCTACGCGGATGGCTACATCTTctccaatcctgatccgattctcaagcagagtaccttaaacaatttctggatcgattctgcaccattctacatcaaaaacttgagacaaaatattttttagattttttgtccatttttcgtgatgggatccctgaaaatggggttctcccctatagggtctacgcggatggctatatcttctccaatcctgatccgattctcaagcggagcaccttaaacgattgctggatcgattctgcaccattctgcatcaaaatcctgagacaaaatattttttagattttttgtccatttttcgtgatgggatccctgaaaatggggttctcccctatagggtccacgcgGATGGCTCTATCTTctccaatcctgatccgattctcaagcggagtaccttaaacgatttctactTTGATTCACCACTATTcttcatcaaaatcctgagaaaaaatatttttttgatgttttgttcattttttgtgatgcgatcccttgaaaatttagGTCCCTTTAGTATCTTCTGCCTACGAACCTGGTTCAATAAAGTTTGGGTTGAATAAGAAAATCTCTCCTAATTTTTATCATAAATCTTAAACAATAATATGTTACAACTTACTGtctttaatgatttttaatcGTAATTGCAATAATTGTATGAAATTTAAAAGCCACACTAactccaaacaaaataaaaaactaaaactatgCTTCATATATAATCGAGGGAGTAACCGCAGGGGTTTGGATATGGgattatgt
This region of Drosophila bipectinata strain 14024-0381.07 chromosome 2L, DbipHiC1v2, whole genome shotgun sequence genomic DNA includes:
- the LOC108126755 gene encoding uncharacterized protein, encoding MDNLKHIGRHLIMRICPFFVLASYFLEVIYTLVNMEHVGKTRAVVLDSHIAFSYIYTSFDILLNIVAIALIVYTRAQESGVSILLVGRVIHRILFTLWTMFFYFLLDDSFDVGCLLLLLAVKVKEKKRQDLIKIDSLPYQLLLLLGRLCICSMFVIWQDETSTSIIFVIIIWSLLFPLFFGLSTELFSILTICAILYHDIYSNQSSFISGWDDWFLSMEYFLAVLSKVGAFLMLSVLGGGKWSIDGFRNRKAEKQCQKSGYRLIKTQTAA